A genomic segment from Thamnophis elegans isolate rThaEle1 chromosome 3, rThaEle1.pri, whole genome shotgun sequence encodes:
- the LRRC58 gene encoding leucine-rich repeat-containing protein 58, producing MAEEGGQAEAEARRAGEEGELRLRGAAEQSSRRLVVPLSWLSPAGELPAGLGSWYPALEVLDVSGTGLSVLGPELLDLAHLHTLLAKNNRLGCRGSLPKGLASAPLGRSLRVLNLSGNRFTHFPASLLGLSRLQSLSLGSNRLQSIPPAIQELSSLEFLYLGGNFITSIPPELANLSSLNYLVLCDNRIQSIPPQLAQLHSLRSLSLHNNLLTYLPREILNLVQLEELSLRGNPLVVRFVRELTYNPPSLQELAGRTIKTRNIPYVTSDLPGNLFRYLNLASNCPNPKCGGVYFDSCVRQIKFVDFCGKYRVPLMHYLCSPECSSPYSSASQSSNSQSESDSEDEAIVAARRMQKVLLG from the exons ATGGCGGAGGAAGGAGGGCAGGCCGAGGCTGAAGCCCGACGAGCGGGCGAGGAAGGCGAGCTTCGGCTGAGGGGCGCCGCGGAGCAGTCCTCGCGGCGCCTGGTGGTCCCCCTCTCCTGGCTGTCCCCGGCGGGCGAGTTGCCCGCGGGGCTCGGGAGCTGGTATCCGGCCCTGGAGGTCTTGGACGTGAGTGGGACGGGGTTGTCGGTGCTGGGCCCCGAGCTGCTGGACCTGGCGCATCTGCACACGCTGCTGGCGAAGAACAACCGGCTGGGGTGCCGCGGGTCCCTCCCGAAGGGCCTGGCCAGCGCCCCCCTGGGCCGGTCCTTGCGCGTCCTCAACTTGAGCGGCAACCGGTTCACGCACTTCCCAGCCTCGCTCCTGGGCCTCTCTCGCCTCCAGAGCCTCAGCCTGGGCAGCAACCGCCTCCAGAGCATCCCCCCTGCCATCCAGGAGCTCAGCAG TTTAGAATTTTTGTATCTTGGGGGAAATTTCATTACTTCCATTCCACCAGAGTTAGCAAACCTGTCTTCACTAAATTACCTAGTCCTCTGTGATAACAGGATACAGAGTATTCCACCTCAGTTGGCACA GTTGCATTCACTTCGCTCTCTTAGCCTTCACAATAACTTACTGACATACCTTCCTCGGGAGATCCTGAATCTGGTTCAGCTTGAAGAACTGAGTTTGCGTGGGAATCCTTTGGTTGTGAGATTTGTCCGTGAATTGACCTACAATCCTCCAAGCCTCCAAGAACTGGCTGGACGCACTATCAAAACTCGCAATATTCCTTATGTTACTAGTGATCTCCCTGGAAATCTCTTTCGATATTTGAATCTGGCCAGCAATTGTCCTAATCCTAAGTGTGGAG gAGTCTATTTTGACAGCTGTGTGCGCCAAATAAAATTTGTCGACTTCTGTGGGAAATACCGGGTTCCACTGATGCACTACCTTTGTTCCCCAGAGTGTTCTTCCCCTTACAGTTCTGCATCTCAGAGTTCTAATTCCCAGAGTGAATCTGATTCAGAAGATGAAGCCATTGTTGCTGCACGCAGGATGCAAAAGGTTCTTTTGGGATAG